The following DNA comes from Brassica oleracea var. oleracea cultivar TO1000 chromosome C5, BOL, whole genome shotgun sequence.
CTTGCAGCCAGATGTAAAGATGATCAAGAAAAGGATTGAGGAGTTGATCAGCAGAGAGTACTTAGAGAGGGACACCAAAAACCCCAATACTTTCAAATATGTGGCTTAGTTCAGAGTACCTTCTAGAGGAGAGTAGAGAAGGTGCTATGGTATTCAACTTTTTGCAAGTCTTTACATTCTCTCAGTTGTCTTGTATAAAATGCTGGAATTAAACGGATAAAAAAACCTTTAATTCAAGTCACAATTGCTACAAAGCCAGAGTATTTACCTTTTCCTAAAGATCTCTATCTCTATACCATGTATATACTATATGCTCAAAGATCCTAACACTATACACTTGAGAAGTGAAATAAGTTTATATATAAGGATTGCCATGAAGCTTGTAACCTGCAACGTTTAATAAATTCCATATTCTTCTCACATTAGTGCAAAGAAGAATAATCATATAAACCAAATTCATAAATGAGACATCATCATGCATAATTAATATCTGGCATTAATTATCTCCATCTATAAACCTGTATGTATCAATATCTCACCTAGCTTTTTAACTTCTGCCGCACGCTTCCAATTAGGGAATAGGTTGAAGTGAACACCTTCTTTAAGCAGTACATCGGAAGACGAGCTCACTGATTACCCAATAAAATTTATATATATATACAGTAAGTTATTATATATATAATTCAAAAGCGAGGAATATTTTGCTTTTACGTAAAGACTCACCCACCTTTCGTGCGTCTCAAGCGATGAATACGGTTTTATGTATATTTAAAAATATATAAAAAGAAATTGACGATTCAAGTTATTCACCGCTTCACTGCTTCTTGGACCCTATAAATAATACACACAGTCACCTCTCACTTTCTCAGTCTTCACAGCTCTCTCAAACCCCGCTGGAATCCTTCAGGTACGTCAAGATTTTGATCATTAGGGTTTTACTCTTTGATCCATGCACCTTTCTTGCGTCTTACGTTTTATGTTCACGACTCCGATCTAGTAGTTTACGACGGTTTCTCGATCGCTTCTTTGCTTAGTGTTTGCGTTACTGTAACCTGTCGTCGTTGTGTTAGGGTTTCAATACCGATGCTAAAGATTCTCCTTCTCTGTTACTTTCGTCGCAGAAAATGTATCGCGAGACGATCATCGATTTTGAGCAAGGATGCAAGTGCTTGGAAGCTGGTGTTTCCGAGCTGAAAAGGATTCTTGAAGAAGAGACGTCTGAGACACGGATTGATCCGAAACAATACTTAGAGCTGTACACAACAATCTACAACATGTGTATCCAGAAACACCCTCACGATCACTCTCAGAGGCTTTATAATAAGTACCACGACATCGTCGAACACTACGCCAAGAAAACGGTATATTGAGTTTTTTTGACTTCTCTCTCTCTTTAATGTTTTGAGAAAACAGTTTAATAATATGTGTGTGTGTGTGGTTAGGTGTTGCCTTGTGTTCAGCAGAAGCATGATGAGTACTTGCTGAGAGAGCTTTCTCGTAGGTGGGATCATTACAAAGTCTTCGTTAACTGGCTATCCCACTTCTTCAACTATCTTGAACGTTTCTTCATTCCACAAAGAAACTACCCGTCACTTCTTGAAGTTGCCATGAAGTCCTTCCGCGACCGTGTTTACCTTGAGGTGCAAGTCAATGCCAAAGATGTTGTTATAGCACTGGTAAGCATACATATATATATATATAATAGAATCTGTGAACTGTGATGACCTTAGTCTTGAGTAGTTCTGATTCTGCCTGGTTTGTATTTTGCAGATTGATAAAGAACGTGAGGGGGCACAGATTGACAGGGAACTAGTGAAAAATGTATTAAATGTCTTTGTTCAGAGTGGGATGGGAACTATTGAAAAGTATAAAGAGGATTTTGAGATGTTCTTACTTGAAGACACGGAATCTTACTACGCACGCAAGGCCTCAAGGTGGATCCAGGAGTGTTCTTGCCCTGAATACATGATAAAGTCTGAGGAGTCTTTGAGAAAGGAGAAGGAGAGAGTCATACACTACCTTCATTCAAGCACTGAGTGCAAACTAGTTGAGATTGTGGAGAAGGAGTTGTTGGTATCGGTTGCAAAGCATCTTCTAGAGAAAGAGCACTCAGGTTGCAGTGCATTGCTGAGAGATGACAAGGTGGATGATCTCTCCAGGATGTACAGGCTTTATCATCCGATTCCCAAAGGGTTGGAACCTGTTGCAGACGCCTTCAGGATTCATGTTGCTAGAGAAGGGAATGCACTTATCAAACAAGCCCAAGATGCAGCTGCTAATGGTAGCTTGGTGGAGGCACAGGTGCTTGTGGGAAAGATAATCGACTTGCACGAGAAGTACATGGTCTATGTCTTGGACTGTTTCAAGAACCACACCTTCTTTCATAAGGCGTTGAAAGAGGCTTTTAAAGTCTTCTGTAACAAGAAAGTGGGTGGAAGCTCTAGTGCAGAGTTACTTGCAAACTTTTGCGACAGTCTCTTGAAGAAGTCAGGAAAGAGTGATGAAGCTATTGAAGCTACGGTTGACAATGTAAAAATCTCTATCGATTCAGTTTCAATTTATTCTTGGCTTTTGATGCTAATAGTTATTTTATACAGGTGGTTAAGCTGCTTGATTATATTAGTGACAACGATCTATTCGCCGAGTTTTATAGGTAACGTAACACACATCTCTGCCTCCAATGTTTATTTGTTTTCATCTGAATCTTGCGGCTCACGCTAATGCTTTAATTTTATTCAAGATAGTATTTGGAGTGGCTTTTAACTCAGATTTAACTAAGGAGATCCATGTGGTTGTTTGCAGGAAGAAGCTAGCACGTAGGCTCTTGTTTGATCATCACAAGGTTAATAAGGAGCATGAAACAATTATGATTACAAAGATCAAAAGACAACAGGGTGGCCAGTATACTTCTAAGATGGAGGGCATGGTTCGTTACAAACGAATTATTTTTATTTTTTTCTTTTAATTAGTAGTAACCTTTTTGTACATTGTGTATAGGTGACAGATATGCAACTGGCAAAAGAGTTTCAAAAGGGCTTCAAGGGAAGCTTAACCGCAAAGCCAGGAGGGATTGATTTGGCAGTCACTGTTCTCAACACAGGTTTTTGGCCGAGTTACAAAACATCCACCGACCTCAACCTACCACGTGAAATGGTCGAGTGTGTTGAAGCTTTCAAGTCCTATTACGGAACGAAGACCAATCAGAGGAAGCTCAGGTGGCTTTATTCTCACGGGACATGTCATGTTATTGGAAGTTTCGATCCTAAACCAATCGAGTTGGTCCTTTCTACCTACCAGGTATATACATATATATATCTCCTTTTGTTTTGGTTTGTGAAACATTATGTTTTGATTTATTCGTTGTCTTTCAGGCTGTTGTGTTGTGTCTATTCAACAACACAGAAAGACTAACCTACCAGGAGATCATTGAGCAACTAAACCTCAGCCATGAAGATCTTGTAAGGGTGCTTCTCTCGCTCTCATGCGCAAAGTACAGGATTCTTAACAAGGAACCAGCCTCAAAGAGCATCTCTACAACGGATGTTTTCGAGTTCAACTCCAAGTTCACCAGTACAATGCGGAGAATCAAGGTATATATAACAAGAGCTATTGTTGCCGGATCAAAAAAGAAAAGCTTCTAATGATTGTTTGTGAAACAGGTCTCTATTCCTCCACCTCCAATAGATGAACGGAAGAAAGTAGTTGAAGATGTTGATCAAGATAGACGCTATGCGATTGATGCTTGTATTGTGAGGATCATGAAGAGCAGAAAAGTGTTGCCCCATCAACAGTTGGTCTCTCAATGTGTTGAGCAGCTTAGCCGAATGTTCAAGGTTAAAAACAAGTATAGTCACGTTGGTTGTTTCAATATTTGGAGATTAAGAACATCTTCTTAATGGCTGTTGTTGTTTTGTTTTGCAGCCTGATATAAAGATGATCAAGAAACGGATTGAGGATTTGATCACGAGAGATTACTTGGAGAGGGATGCAAAAAATCACCACATTTTCAATTATGTGGCTTAGTTCAGAGTACCTTCCAGAGAGCAGAGAAGGTGTTATGGTTTTCAATTTTTTGTTAAGTCTTTACATGTATAAAATGCTGGAATGAAACGAACAAAAAAAAACCCTTTTAACTAAACAAACAATTGCTACAAAGCCAGAATTGTTTTGCTTCCAGTCCTTAGAAGACTATCATTAACCCTTTCCTAAAGTTGTCTTATACTATATTACTATGTATATACTATATGCTACAACACTCAAAGGTCCTAACGCTATACACTTAATAAGTGAAAATAAGTTTATACAGTCTTCAATTTTCCAAGCAAAAAACTCAACGGTCAGCTTCCTCCTTGTCTTCTCTGCAGTGAGTATGGTCTCTGTGATGTTAAACTTTTACAAGGTGGGATCATAACTCATAATCACATGTTAATGGATTCCATTGCAAGCCTCACCACACGCAACAGTTTCTCCATGTCCTGAAAATCGAAATCAAGAGCCCTTTTGATGGATGCTATGCCATTACTACTGTATCGAGTGTCAGACGATTTTCCCTTTGCAATTGCAATTGCAAACGCTGTCTGTGCTTTTCTTGATGCATCCATAGCATAGCTTACGTTTTGTGACTGCAAGAGCATTAATATAATACGTATATAAGAAGCATTCATTAACGCAACTGAACACTCATGCATCTGATGATGATGTTTACACACACAACACTACTCTTTTATGAAGATGGTATTGAATACGATGCTATATTTGAAGATGATTCCAGTTCATGTTGCTCAAGTCTCAGTCAAGCAACCATCTCAACTACGTGTACTAAAATCCTGTTGAAATTTCCACATACGGTAACTAGAGAAGCTAAATGGTGTTCTGTAAAGATAAACATAACTGAACTTACAAATGCCAAAAGCTGTGAAAGAGAGGAGTTGTTTCCTGAAGAGAGAACATGATTTCCGGTTACTCTAGGAGATGACCTCACAGTGTTGGACAAGGCAGCCTTCTCTGCTGCCAGTGTCTGGTTTGGATTTTCACCATCAGAAGCAAAGGAAGGAGATTCACCTGTTTGAAACCCCCAACAACATGGAAAGTAATTCATCAGAATCATGCTCACAAGAAAATATGAACCAACATACTAAATCCATTGATGGCCATTTGTTTTAAATACATTCATTCAAGAGTTTTTTCAAAATTATGATAAATTTTCCCAGACCGAAACAATTTAAAATATAGCTCTTTATCAAAATACCTGAAGGAATCTCTTGCAGAGCTGCTTGCAACTCAGACCGGTATCTGTTTATGTTTCCATGGGAGGAATAAGTTATCCTCAGATATGCTACTTCCATACATTTATAAGCAAGAGCAGCTGCCCCCATATCTTTATTTTTCTCATATTCATGAGCACAGAACCTGTTAACATAACATGAAGATATCGGTTCAATAGAACATTTTCACATCTTGACATGCTAGAAATATCTATAAGCCACATTGCAGAAGCTCAGCGAAGATGAGAGGGTAACATGAACAACTACCAACACAGTGAAAGGCTTCTTCTAGG
Coding sequences within:
- the LOC106295292 gene encoding cullin-1-like isoform X2, whose protein sequence is MYRETIIDFEQGCKCLEAGVSELKRILEEETSETRIDPKQYLELYTTIYNMCIQKHPHDHSQRLYNKYHDIVEHYAKKTVLPCVQQKHDEYLLRELSRRWDHYKVFVNWLSHFFNYLERFFIPQRNYPSLLEVAMKSFRDRVYLEVQVNAKDVVIALIDKEREGAQIDRELVKNVLNVFVQSGMGTIEKYKEDFEMFLLEDTESYYARKASRWIQECSCPEYMIKSEESLRKEKERVIHYLHSSTECKLVEIVEKELLVSVAKHLLEKEHSGCSALLRDDKVDDLSRMYRLYHPIPKGLEPVADAFRIHVAREGNALIKQAQDAAANGSLVEAQVLVGKIIDLHEKYMVYVLDCFKNHTFFHKALKEAFKVFCNKKVGGSSSAELLANFCDSLLKKSGKSDEAIEATVDNVVKLLDYISDNDLFAEFYRKKLARRLLFDHHKVNKEVTDMQLAKEFQKGFKGSLTAKPGGIDLAVTVLNTGFWPSYKTSTDLNLPREMVECVEAFKSYYGTKTNQRKLRWLYSHGTCHVIGSFDPKPIELVLSTYQAVVLCLFNNTERLTYQEIIEQLNLSHEDLVRVLLSLSCAKYRILNKEPASKSISTTDVFEFNSKFTSTMRRIKVSIPPPPIDERKKVVEDVDQDRRYAIDACIVRIMKSRKVLPHQQLVSQCVEQLSRMFKPDIKMIKKRIEDLITRDYLERDAKNHHIFNYVA
- the LOC106295292 gene encoding cullin-1-like isoform X1 — translated: MYRETIIDFEQGCKCLEAGVSELKRILEEETSETRIDPKQYLELYTTIYNMCIQKHPHDHSQRLYNKYHDIVEHYAKKTVLPCVQQKHDEYLLRELSRRWDHYKVFVNWLSHFFNYLERFFIPQRNYPSLLEVAMKSFRDRVYLEVQVNAKDVVIALIDKEREGAQIDRELVKNVLNVFVQSGMGTIEKYKEDFEMFLLEDTESYYARKASRWIQECSCPEYMIKSEESLRKEKERVIHYLHSSTECKLVEIVEKELLVSVAKHLLEKEHSGCSALLRDDKVDDLSRMYRLYHPIPKGLEPVADAFRIHVAREGNALIKQAQDAAANGSLVEAQVLVGKIIDLHEKYMVYVLDCFKNHTFFHKALKEAFKVFCNKKVGGSSSAELLANFCDSLLKKSGKSDEAIEATVDNVVKLLDYISDNDLFAEFYRKKLARRLLFDHHKVNKEHETIMITKIKRQQGGQYTSKMEGMVTDMQLAKEFQKGFKGSLTAKPGGIDLAVTVLNTGFWPSYKTSTDLNLPREMVECVEAFKSYYGTKTNQRKLRWLYSHGTCHVIGSFDPKPIELVLSTYQAVVLCLFNNTERLTYQEIIEQLNLSHEDLVRVLLSLSCAKYRILNKEPASKSISTTDVFEFNSKFTSTMRRIKVSIPPPPIDERKKVVEDVDQDRRYAIDACIVRIMKSRKVLPHQQLVSQCVEQLSRMFKPDIKMIKKRIEDLITRDYLERDAKNHHIFNYVA